ctgaagtatcatatcctgaaatttcttactgtacacatatattgtgtcataaagcgtgtataattctttctcatacttttggtcattggtttcctgcattttcatttatttttttatttttcagggtacgtatatcccatttgtacgaaagagcccctacgaaagagcaacttcgtcggctataacccccttgttgctggatcgggagcattaagatatagtaagtgatatcaattttataataaaattaaatagttccagtcttaaatatctttcttattttcttcgtaggacgaccacgacgtaatgcattaatggaagtacaaatgccagtgattaagaacgccgaatgcaaaatagcttattccaaatttcctaatgcacctgatatcactgatggtataatatgcgccgaacatgctcagggtggagaggattcttgtacggtaattaagttacagagttactacaaactatacggtatctgaagacacgtcgattcgaattaacatcaaatcgacgtcttaaacattaaaaataatagataaacacaatttaatagttttgcccacttctcacacctcgttatggtatttaatctaatttccttctaatcttagttttgctcaaaatacatataacatgtacgttataaattggagtatttcaatacac
This Bombus huntii isolate Logan2020A unplaced genomic scaffold, iyBomHunt1.1 ctg00000097.1, whole genome shotgun sequence DNA region includes the following protein-coding sequences:
- the LOC126876824 gene encoding venom serine protease Bi-VSP-like isoform X2, whose amino-acid sequence is MIEYRIGAWPWIAALGFRNPRNPDKPLWKCGGSLISARHVLTAAHCAHMDGIENIHNHNIAILRLVEEVPFSRYVYPICTKEPLRKSNFVGYNPLVAGSGALRYRRPRRNALMEVQMPVIKNAECKIAYSKFPNAPDITDGIICAEHAQGGEDSCTVIKLQSYYKLYGI